One Caldilineales bacterium DNA window includes the following coding sequences:
- a CDS encoding glycosyltransferase family 2 protein: protein MTAPDLSVIIVSWNVSARLERCLAALPAAITPAWSWETIVIDNASDDGTVAMLGQQRLQLIVNPSNRLYTAAANQGLSAARGRHLLLLNPDTLPRPGSLAHLIAYADAHPAAGLLGPRILDAHGRDDLRTARLYPTPLSEMLDWSGLTRRFPHHRLVAANLRPEFDRRQITAVPLLSGACLLLNQSLPPGLRRLDPAFPMYGEDVDLSRRIQVAGFETVLVGEALIEHIGGESSRLAAQRSALLAVEGAQRYFRRWLGAGAAHRHRLGMAVVAVGKWMAFSLLGLLGRERQPAAQRRFHADLLRWAVRGQAETAAGRRASAGFENADVTAPI from the coding sequence ATGACAGCGCCTGATCTGAGCGTGATCATCGTCAGTTGGAACGTCAGCGCCCGGCTCGAACGCTGTCTGGCTGCCTTACCTGCAGCCATCACCCCGGCCTGGTCATGGGAGACCATCGTCATCGACAACGCCTCGGACGATGGCACTGTGGCGATGCTGGGGCAACAGCGCCTGCAGCTCATCGTCAACCCCTCCAACCGGCTGTACACGGCCGCCGCCAATCAAGGGCTGTCTGCCGCTCGCGGCCGCCACCTGCTGCTCCTCAACCCCGACACACTCCCCCGCCCCGGCAGCCTGGCCCATCTGATCGCCTACGCCGACGCTCACCCCGCCGCCGGGCTGCTCGGCCCCCGCATCCTCGACGCACACGGGCGCGATGACCTCCGCACCGCCCGCCTCTATCCCACCCCCTTGTCCGAGATGCTCGACTGGTCGGGCCTGACCCGGCGTTTTCCGCACCATCGCCTGGTGGCCGCCAACCTGCGTCCTGAATTCGACCGCCGGCAGATCACCGCCGTCCCCCTGCTCTCCGGCGCCTGCCTGCTTCTCAACCAGTCGTTGCCGCCCGGTCTTCGCCGTTTGGACCCTGCCTTTCCCATGTACGGCGAGGATGTCGACCTGAGCCGCCGCATCCAGGTGGCTGGCTTCGAGACTGTCCTCGTTGGCGAGGCCCTGATCGAGCACATCGGCGGTGAGAGCAGCCGCCTCGCCGCCCAGCGTTCGGCTCTGTTGGCGGTCGAAGGCGCCCAACGCTACTTTCGACGCTGGCTGGGGGCGGGCGCAGCCCACCGACACCGGCTGGGAATGGCGGTCGTCGCCGTTGGCAAGTGGATGGCCTTCAGCCTCTTGGGGCTGTTGGGCCGCGAACGCCAGCCCGCCGCCCAGCGTCGCTTCCACGCCGACCTCTTGCGCTGGGCGGTCAGGGGGCAGGCCGAGACGGCAGCCGGGCGGCGGGCCAGCGCCGGTTTCGAGAATGCCGATGTTACGGCCCCTATCTGA
- a CDS encoding pyrimidine 5'-nucleotidase codes for MRPPLTHADIDLILFDLDNTLYPRGLALWSEIDRRILSYVCQTLNLPPDEAQVVQKRYWRTYGTTIMGLMAEHNIDPEPYLAFVHDFDARRYLQPNPALAETLAGLPQRKAVFTNATAAHARNVLSALGILPMFDRLVGMNDTGYISKPHPLAYERCLALLETPAHRCLFIEDSAANLPPARQLGMRTALVGAPDQGEADYYLPQIEDVAGLFVAERIFAPPPLPIFDADKPGAL; via the coding sequence ATGCGCCCACCCCTGACCCACGCCGACATCGACCTCATTCTTTTCGACCTGGACAACACCCTGTACCCGCGCGGGCTGGCGCTGTGGAGCGAAATCGACCGTCGCATTCTCAGCTATGTCTGCCAGACGCTGAATCTGCCGCCCGACGAAGCCCAGGTCGTGCAGAAACGCTACTGGCGCACCTACGGCACGACGATCATGGGCCTGATGGCCGAGCACAACATCGACCCCGAACCCTATCTGGCCTTCGTCCATGATTTCGATGCCCGGCGTTATCTGCAACCCAACCCGGCCCTGGCCGAGACCCTGGCCGGTCTGCCCCAACGCAAGGCCGTCTTCACCAACGCCACCGCCGCCCACGCCCGCAATGTCCTCTCGGCCCTCGGCATCCTGCCCATGTTCGACCGGCTGGTGGGGATGAACGACACCGGCTACATCTCCAAGCCCCATCCCCTGGCCTATGAGCGCTGTCTGGCCCTGCTGGAGACGCCCGCCCATCGCTGTCTGTTCATCGAGGATAGCGCCGCCAACCTGCCCCCAGCCCGGCAGCTGGGCATGCGCACCGCCCTGGTGGGCGCGCCCGACCAGGGCGAGGCCGACTACTATCTGCCCCAGATCGAGGACGTGGCCGGGCTTTTCGTCGCCGAGCGCATCTTTGCTCCGCCGCCGCTCCCCATCTTTGACGCCGACAAGCCGGGGGCGCTCTAG
- a CDS encoding glycosyltransferase family 4 protein, which produces MTRLRVLHCRQGDRVWGPERQILQLAQHLPGLGIEMEIILLRRWGLDAEPHPLAVQARAAGCRVIEAPARPRDLPATLMLLRRRLAHCDLLHTHEFKSDLFGWLAARSVGRPWIATDHHLATDDDWRLRLFAVADRMALPHAGAVIAPSYSQAQRLAHYVPHQKIHTIYHGIDAAAFAASAATERTRLRGRLNVGEEQPVVSVFGRLEPIKGHSDLLQAARIMLASRPDLHFWIVGEGSLAASLQAQARQQGIDGAVRFLGYQHDVASLMAASDVVVLPSRYESFGIVLIEAMSLGKPIVATATGSIPEVMCDGVQGYLVPPHHVEALAQRVLHLIANPLLAEQMGRAGREGVLQVFTVQKMVERLAAIYRQTSARGGSVALESGIEPPRLFPLSHS; this is translated from the coding sequence ATGACACGTCTTCGCGTCCTGCATTGTCGGCAGGGTGATCGCGTTTGGGGCCCCGAACGCCAGATCCTGCAACTGGCGCAGCACCTGCCCGGCCTGGGCATCGAGATGGAGATCATCTTGCTGCGGCGTTGGGGGCTGGATGCCGAACCCCACCCCTTGGCCGTCCAGGCGCGCGCTGCCGGCTGCCGCGTCATCGAAGCGCCCGCCCGGCCTCGCGACCTGCCTGCCACCCTGATGCTTCTACGCCGGCGTCTGGCGCACTGCGACCTGCTGCACACCCACGAATTCAAGAGCGACCTCTTCGGCTGGCTGGCAGCGCGGTCGGTCGGGCGGCCGTGGATCGCCACCGACCACCATCTGGCCACCGACGATGACTGGCGATTGCGGCTGTTTGCTGTCGCCGATCGCATGGCGCTACCTCACGCCGGCGCCGTCATCGCGCCATCGTACAGCCAGGCCCAGCGTCTGGCGCACTACGTCCCCCACCAGAAAATCCACACCATCTATCATGGCATCGATGCCGCCGCCTTTGCCGCCTCGGCCGCCACCGAGCGCACACGGCTGCGCGGCCGCTTGAATGTGGGCGAAGAACAGCCGGTCGTGTCGGTTTTTGGCCGGCTCGAACCGATCAAAGGCCACAGCGATCTGTTGCAGGCGGCCCGGATCATGTTGGCCTCGCGCCCCGACCTGCATTTCTGGATCGTGGGCGAAGGCTCGTTGGCAGCAAGCCTGCAAGCGCAGGCCCGGCAGCAGGGCATCGACGGCGCCGTCCGTTTTCTGGGCTATCAGCATGATGTGGCCTCGTTGATGGCGGCCAGCGACGTCGTCGTGCTGCCTTCACGCTACGAATCCTTTGGCATCGTCCTGATCGAAGCCATGTCGCTGGGCAAACCGATCGTGGCGACGGCGACGGGCAGTATCCCCGAAGTGATGTGCGATGGCGTCCAGGGCTATCTGGTGCCTCCGCACCATGTCGAAGCGTTGGCCCAACGGGTGCTGCACCTGATTGCCAACCCCCTTCTGGCAGAGCAGATGGGCCGGGCCGGCCGCGAGGGCGTGCTGCAGGTCTTCACCGTCCAGAAGATGGTCGAACGCCTGGCCGCGATCTACCGGCAAACAAGCGCCCGGGGTGGCTCGGTCGCCCTCGAAAGCGGCATCGAACCACCCCGCCTTTTTCCACTCTCCCATTCCTAA
- a CDS encoding oligosaccharide flippase family protein, with amino-acid sequence MTTRARTILTNTGFNVAGMALTSVIALALTPLLLRGLGSELFGVWALFGVVIALSQMLDLGLGRALVRRAAQSRLQGQWSHLAAHFNSDFWPLLGVATLLTGLVWLASPHLARLLGAPAALIPLGAAVLRLMALSFAPMLCTLILTAVLEGAQRMAYTSLATVLNRFTFAAVALLAVSAGRGLVGVAVAHVAASLLQVLALWLASRRVQPGLRASPRLSRQRLLAQDWRFGRFVFATSLIALAYTATNKVALARWTGMTSVAYYELAAVVAGQLFILALAVAQALYPAFAAAQSEGGSESVRRLFVRSLRLSTLIVAPLGAAIIALATPFIGAWFGQPLPQPAQALQWLTLAWTIVSLAAGASVALQATGRPALAWLLAVYNMAMNLILVLLLIPRYGFSGLIAANSLAVGSSGMLTLVVFGRASRLDLRAMLAALSPGVLAWIILLALGLSWLGARLSQPTLTQVAILGCIYALCYAAGLMILLRPEESAWLRQHLRPRGLLQGMTP; translated from the coding sequence ATGACCACCCGCGCCCGCACCATCCTCACCAATACAGGCTTCAATGTGGCGGGCATGGCTCTGACATCGGTCATCGCTCTGGCCCTCACCCCCCTGCTGTTGCGCGGGTTGGGGAGCGAGTTGTTCGGGGTTTGGGCGCTCTTCGGCGTTGTCATCGCCTTGTCGCAGATGCTCGATCTCGGCCTGGGGCGGGCGCTGGTGCGGCGGGCGGCCCAGAGCCGGCTCCAGGGCCAATGGTCGCATCTGGCGGCGCATTTCAACAGCGATTTCTGGCCGCTGCTGGGGGTGGCGACGCTGCTGACGGGGCTTGTCTGGCTGGCGTCGCCACACCTGGCCCGGCTGTTGGGGGCGCCGGCGGCGCTGATCCCACTGGGCGCCGCCGTCTTGCGGCTGATGGCCCTGAGCTTCGCCCCCATGCTCTGCACCCTGATTCTGACCGCCGTCCTCGAAGGCGCTCAAAGGATGGCCTACACCAGCCTGGCCACGGTTCTCAACCGTTTCACCTTTGCGGCGGTGGCGTTGCTGGCTGTCAGCGCCGGGCGAGGGTTGGTGGGCGTGGCCGTGGCCCATGTGGCGGCCAGTCTTCTGCAGGTGTTGGCCCTCTGGTTGGCCAGTCGCCGCGTCCAGCCCGGCTTGCGGGCCTCGCCGCGGCTCAGCCGGCAGCGCCTGTTGGCCCAGGACTGGCGTTTTGGCCGTTTCGTCTTTGCCACCAGTCTCATCGCCCTGGCCTACACCGCCACCAACAAGGTCGCCCTGGCCCGTTGGACCGGCATGACCAGCGTCGCCTACTACGAATTGGCGGCGGTCGTCGCCGGCCAGCTCTTCATCCTGGCCCTGGCCGTGGCGCAGGCTCTCTACCCGGCCTTTGCCGCCGCTCAGTCTGAGGGCGGCTCCGAGTCTGTGCGCCGCCTGTTCGTGCGTTCGCTGCGGTTGTCGACACTGATCGTCGCCCCCCTGGGAGCCGCCATCATCGCCCTGGCCACCCCCTTCATCGGCGCCTGGTTCGGACAGCCGCTGCCGCAGCCGGCGCAGGCGTTGCAATGGCTGACCCTGGCCTGGACGATTGTCAGTCTGGCGGCAGGCGCTTCGGTGGCGCTGCAGGCCACCGGCCGGCCGGCGTTGGCCTGGCTGCTGGCCGTCTACAACATGGCCATGAACCTGATCCTGGTCCTCCTCCTCATCCCGCGCTACGGTTTCTCCGGTCTGATCGCCGCCAACAGCCTGGCCGTCGGCAGCAGCGGCATGCTCACCCTGGTCGTGTTCGGTCGCGCCAGCCGGCTCGATCTGCGGGCCATGCTGGCGGCGCTGTCACCGGGCGTCCTCGCCTGGATCATCCTCTTGGCCCTGGGTCTTTCCTGGCTGGGTGCGCGTCTGTCGCAGCCCACGTTGACCCAGGTTGCCATCTTGGGCTGCATCTACGCCCTGTGTTATGCTGCTGGTTTGATGATCCTTTTACGTCCCGAAGAAAGCGCCTGGCTGCGACAACACCTTCGTCCACGTGGCTTGTTGCAGGGGATGACGCCATGA
- a CDS encoding glycosyltransferase — protein sequence MTTTVPSLRLRASVVISAYQAAADLPRCLAALQHQTLPGDEFEVIVVDDGSSDETAAVAEAAGVRVLRLKHSGPAAARNAGAAIAYAPIIVFTDADCEPVPEFLERMLESFAAPVVSGARGVYRSQQKGLVARFVQLEYEERYQRITHYEQAHHTINALDTSYCAYRREVFLAAGGFDTRFLGAAGEDHELSYRLAEAGHVFRFNQEAAVYHRHVDSFLAYARRKFRIGFWKAFLTRQHPGYAVADAHTTQSLKLQIALTAAMWLALAAWLLWRPLGWICLAITLAFLTTTIPFLIGVLRRDPTVLVVTLPLLFIRAAASGLGFAWGLLKARPQFGTRDMTLGAESS from the coding sequence ATGACCACGACCGTACCCTCCCTGCGCCTCCGGGCCAGCGTTGTCATCTCCGCCTACCAGGCTGCCGCTGATCTGCCTCGTTGTCTGGCGGCCCTCCAACACCAGACCCTGCCCGGCGACGAATTCGAGGTCATCGTCGTCGATGATGGCAGCAGCGACGAGACGGCTGCCGTGGCCGAGGCGGCTGGGGTCAGGGTGTTGCGTTTGAAACACAGCGGGCCGGCGGCGGCGCGCAACGCCGGCGCCGCCATTGCCTATGCACCCATCATCGTCTTCACCGACGCCGACTGCGAACCAGTGCCTGAGTTCTTGGAGCGAATGCTCGAATCGTTCGCCGCGCCCGTGGTCAGCGGCGCCCGTGGGGTGTATCGCAGCCAGCAGAAGGGGTTGGTGGCGCGTTTTGTGCAATTGGAATATGAGGAACGCTACCAGCGCATCACTCATTACGAGCAGGCGCATCACACGATCAATGCCCTCGACACCTCCTACTGCGCCTATCGCCGCGAGGTCTTCCTGGCGGCGGGCGGTTTCGACACGCGTTTCCTGGGCGCAGCAGGTGAGGATCACGAGCTTTCGTATCGGCTGGCCGAGGCCGGGCATGTTTTCAGGTTCAACCAGGAGGCGGCTGTCTATCACCGCCATGTCGATTCGTTTCTGGCCTATGCCCGCCGCAAGTTCCGCATTGGCTTTTGGAAGGCGTTTCTGACCCGGCAGCACCCCGGCTATGCCGTTGCCGACGCCCATACCACGCAGAGCCTGAAACTGCAGATTGCCCTGACGGCGGCGATGTGGCTGGCTCTGGCAGCATGGCTGCTGTGGCGGCCGCTGGGGTGGATCTGCCTTGCCATCACCCTGGCCTTCTTGACGACGACGATCCCATTCCTGATCGGCGTGTTGCGTCGCGACCCGACCGTGTTGGTCGTGACCCTGCCGCTGCTGTTCATTCGCGCCGCCGCCTCCGGGCTTGGCTT
- the mutM gene encoding bifunctional DNA-formamidopyrimidine glycosylase/DNA-(apurinic or apyrimidinic site) lyase translates to MSTTAVIPYNRLVPARFPPCTFPFAMPELPEVQTVLDAIAPLVSDQTIVDVIIGWEGVIGGPPLPVFRHELVGRSVVGVERRGKYMLFRLDDGRWLVMHLRMTGQMRVVPASDPRHKHDHLSFRLQDGREWRFNDTRKFGRAWLVAEPAEVTHKLGPEPLGDDFSADYLALALARRRAPIKSLLLDQRLTAGIGNIYADEALYRAGIHPLRPGGSLSEQELARLVGAVKAVLKQALAEHGTTLRDYRRPDGSIGSFQNSLQVFRRDGEPCPGCGAPIRRIIVGGRSTHFCPEEQPER, encoded by the coding sequence TTGTCAACCACCGCCGTCATCCCCTACAATCGTCTCGTCCCCGCACGTTTCCCCCCCTGCACTTTCCCCTTCGCCATGCCCGAACTGCCCGAAGTCCAGACCGTCCTCGACGCCATTGCCCCCCTGGTCAGCGATCAGACCATTGTCGACGTGATCATTGGTTGGGAAGGGGTCATCGGCGGGCCGCCGCTGCCGGTCTTCCGCCACGAACTGGTGGGACGCAGCGTGGTCGGCGTCGAACGACGCGGCAAGTATATGCTCTTCCGGCTGGACGATGGTCGCTGGCTGGTGATGCACCTGCGCATGACCGGACAAATGCGCGTCGTCCCGGCCTCGGACCCGCGCCATAAGCACGATCATCTCAGTTTTCGGCTGCAAGATGGCCGCGAATGGCGTTTCAATGATACGCGCAAGTTTGGCCGCGCCTGGCTGGTGGCCGAGCCGGCCGAGGTGACGCACAAGTTGGGGCCAGAGCCGCTGGGCGATGACTTCTCGGCCGACTACCTGGCCCTGGCCCTGGCCAGACGCCGGGCGCCGATCAAGTCGCTGCTGCTCGACCAGCGCCTGACGGCCGGGATCGGCAACATCTATGCCGACGAAGCCCTGTACAGGGCCGGCATCCACCCTCTGCGGCCGGGCGGCAGCCTGAGCGAGCAGGAGCTGGCCCGGTTGGTTGGGGCGGTCAAGGCCGTGCTGAAGCAGGCGCTGGCCGAACACGGCACGACCCTGCGCGATTACCGTCGCCCGGATGGCTCGATCGGGAGTTTTCAGAACAGCTTACAGGTCTTTCGGCGGGATGGCGAGCCATGCCCCGGCTGCGGCGCGCCCATCCGGCGCATCATCGTCGGCGGGCGCAGCACCCACTTCTGCCCAGAGGAGCAGCCAGAGCGATGA